Within Verrucomicrobiota bacterium, the genomic segment CGCTGGGCGATCCAGCCGATGGAAGGCTGGGATGCCACGACGTCCGGCGGCGTGACCGACGAAGTGCGCCGTCGCTGGCAGCGGTTCGGCGAAAGCGGCGCCAAACTCATTTGCGGCGGCGAGGCGATGGCCGTCCGCCCCGACGGACGCGCGAACCCAAACCAGCTCATTCTCAACGCGGCGAACCTCGCCGGAATCACGGAACTCGTCACCCTCCTGAAGCGATCCCACCGCGGGCGCCACGGCACCACGGACGACCTTGTGATCGGCTTCCAGCTCACGCACTCCGGCCGTTTCTGCAAGCCAAACGACAAGTTCCGCAACGAGCCGCGCGTGGCTTACCGGCATCCGATCCTCGACCGCAAGTTCGGCGTGACGAGCGACGCGCAGGTGCTCACGGATGACGAAGTGCGCGCACTCATCGGCGACTACGTGGCGGCGGCGCGACTCGCGGCGGCGGCGGGCGCGGACTTCGTGGACTTGAAGCACTGTCACGGCTACCTGCTGCACGAGTTCCTCGGCGCGCACACGCGGCCCGGCCCGTTCGGCGGGAGCTTCGAGAATCGCACGCGCATCCTGCGCGAGATTGCCCAAGGGATCCGCGCCGAGCGGCTGCCGGTCGACCTCGGCGTTCGCGTGAGTTGTTTCGATGTCGTCCCGCACCGGCCCGACCCCGCCGCGTCAAGCCCGGGTCGTCTCGGGCCCGGAATCCCGGAGGATTTCTCGCACTGCTTGCCCTACCGCTACGGCTTCGGCGTGAACGAGTCCGACCCGACCCAGCCCGACCTGACCGAGGCATTTCGATTCCTCGACCTCTGCACGGAAGTGGGCGTGAAGATCCTGAACGTGAGCGCCGGGTCGCCCTACTACGCGCCGCACATCCAGCGGCCCGCGGCATATCCGCCGAGCGACGGATACCAGCCGGCCCACGATCCGTTGATTGACGTGGCGCGGCAGATCCACGCCGTGCGACAACTCAAGGCGCATCGTCGCGAAGGTCCCGTGCTGGTCGGCACGGCCTACAGTTACCTCCAGGAATTCCTGCCGCACGTCGCCCAGTTCGCCGTGCGCCATGGCTGGACGGACCTGGTCGGGCTCGGTCGCATCACGCTCTCGTATCCGACGCTGCCGGTGGACGTGGCCCAGACCGGCGTCCTGCAGACCCGGAACATTTGCCGGACGTTCAGCGACTGCACGACCGCGCCGCGCAACGGGCTCGTGAGCGGGTGCTATCCGCTCGACAAGTTCTATTCCTCGAAGCCCGAGGCGCAGCAGGTCAAACAGGCCAAGCGCAGCGCCGGCGCCGGACCACTGCCGTGAACGCGCCGGAGCATTTCCGCCATTGCCCCAAGTGCGGCGCCGCGCTCGACCTCGTACGCGAGCTTCCGCTCCGCTGCAGCGCGTGCGGGTTCACGTTTTACTTCAATCCCGCCGTTGCCACCGCGGCGATCGTCCAGCGCGAGGATGGCCGCCTGCTGCTCGTGCGCCGCGCACGTGAACCTCGCAAGGGAGCGCTTTCGCTGCCGGGCGGGTTCGTGGATTTCGGCGAGTCGGCCGAGAGCGGACTGCGCCGCGAAGTCCTCGAGGAAGTCGGGCTCCGCGTGACTTCCGTCGAGTTCTTCTGCTCCCTGCCGAACGAATACACGTATCGCGACGTGACGTATCAAGTGCTCGACCTGTTTTTCCTCGTCAAGGTGGACACCACGGGCGCCAAAGCCGCGCCGGACGAAGTCGAAAGCATCGTCTGGGTCGCGCCCGAGGAAGTCGTCCTCTCGGAAATCGCGTTCCCGTCCGTGGCCGAGGCGCTGCGGCGGTATGGCGGAGGCCGGTAATCGGGCGGCGGACCAAACTTTTCACTTCGCAGGCCGGTTCGAGTTGATAGGCTCCGGCCATGAAGCCCGCCTCGTTCTTTCCACGCCGGCACTTCGTCCGCCTCGCGCTTTGCAGCCTGCTCGCCCTCGCGACGTCACTCAGTTCCGCCGCCGATCTCAAAATCACGACCCAGCGGCGCTCGGAGAGCAAGCCGGGCTCCGGCGAGTTCACCGTCACGCAAAGGCCCGAGCTCTGGGTGCCCAAGCACACGGCCATCATCGTCTGCGACATGTGGGACCTGCACCATTGCCTCAACGCCGTGCGGCGCGTCGAGGAGATGGCGCCGCGCATGAACGACCTGCTTGTCAAGGCCCGCGCCGAGGGCGTCTTCATCATCCATGCGCCGAGCGGTTGCATGAAACCCTACGAAGGCCACCCCGCCCGCGAGCGCGCAAAGGCCGCGCCCAAGGCGGCAAACCTGCCGCAAGAAATCGGTGTTTGGTGCAAACAAATCCCCGCGGAAGAACAGGGGCGTTACCCCATCGACCAGTCTGACGGCGGCGAGGACGATGATCCCATCGAACACGCCCGATGGGCGGATGAACTCAAGGCGAAGGGACTGAATCCGCGCGCGCCGTGGACGCGACAATACGACGTGCTGAAGATTCGAGCCGAGGACGCCATCACCGATTCCGGCGTCGAGACGTGGAACCTGCTCGAACAGCGCGGCATCAAGAACGTAATCCTCGTCGGCGTGCACGTGAACATGTGCGTGTCCGGCCGGCCATTCGGGTTGCGACAACTGGCGAAGAATGGGAAAAACGTGGTGCTGATGCGCGACATGACGGACTCGATGTATAACCCCGCGCGCTGGCCGTTCGTGGATCACTACAAGGGCACCGCGCTCTACATCGAGCATGTGGAGAAATACATCTGCCCGACGGTCACCTCGGACCAAATCCTCGGCGGCAAGCCGTTCCAATTCAAAGCGGACCCTGCGGCGAAGTTGACCGCGGCGAAATAGGCGGGACGGCGGGCCGATTTCCCGATCTGCACGAGGCGCCCGACTCCCGCGACCATCCCGGCCAGGAGACCGGCCGATCAACCCCGGCGCTTCGGACGGTTCATCGAGAGGATGCTCAATCCCCGGAAGCAGTTTCCGCTGCCGCCGGTGATCACGCGCTTCACAGCCAGGCCCGTTTCCGGATCTTTCGTCAACGGCGGGTCGCTCATATTCTGCTGCACCTCGAAGCGGCGCGGCTTCTGGCCCTTCTTCTTTGGGATCGTCTCGTAAGTGTAGGTCGTCATGGCTGCGTGTGAGGTTGGAAACCGCCGCGGGCCGGGTTGCCGGTCCGCGACCGGCACAGGACGGCTCGTCAATTCTCGAAACAGTAGAGAAACTTTGCGGTGCGGATGTAGAGCGACTTGCCGAGCGCGACCGGCGACGCGTTGATTTCGCTGTCGAGTTCGTTCAGCGCGAGGCGCTCGAATTCGCGTCCGGCCTTGAAGACCGCGACGCGGCCCTTCGTGGCCTTGTCGGCCGCGTAGATCCGGCCCTCGGCATACATCGGGGAGGAATAGACCGCGGGCGCCGCGTCGAACGGCTTGGCGTCCCACACGGGCTTGCCGGTTTTCGCCTCGACGCAGCTCGCAAGCCCCTTGTTGTCCACCATGAAGATCAAGTCGCCGACGAGCAGCGGCGAGTGCGACGACGGCACGTATTTGCTGACGCGCCACGCGAGTTGCGGCTTGTCCGGGTCGGGGTCCGGCGTGCGCGTGGCGTCGAGCACGCTGCCACCCCAGGATTTGAGCGGGGGCGGCTTCGTGGCGAACAACTCGGCCTTGCCGAATCCCGCCGTGTGATAGACCAGGTCGTGTCCGAGCAACGGCCGCCCGCCCGTCGAGTGCCCGCCGATGTGCTCGACGCGCCACAATTCCTTCCCGGACATCGGGTCGTAGGCATACAGGGCCATCGCGCCGATGCTCAGGACCACGTCCCGGCCCGAGATGCTCGCGATCTGGCAGGTTCCGTAGGCCTTCCGCAAGTCGCC encodes:
- a CDS encoding isochorismatase family protein, producing MKPASFFPRRHFVRLALCSLLALATSLSSAADLKITTQRRSESKPGSGEFTVTQRPELWVPKHTAIIVCDMWDLHHCLNAVRRVEEMAPRMNDLLVKARAEGVFIIHAPSGCMKPYEGHPARERAKAAPKAANLPQEIGVWCKQIPAEEQGRYPIDQSDGGEDDDPIEHARWADELKAKGLNPRAPWTRQYDVLKIRAEDAITDSGVETWNLLEQRGIKNVILVGVHVNMCVSGRPFGLRQLAKNGKNVVLMRDMTDSMYNPARWPFVDHYKGTALYIEHVEKYICPTVTSDQILGGKPFQFKADPAAKLTAAK
- a CDS encoding quinonprotein alcohol dehydrogenase, with the protein product MRNCLLPLVGLALISAGSLPAASNWPQFRGPNGDGHSDAKGLPVSFSETEKLKWKTAIHDKGWSSPVIWGDQIWLTTATDVGDALFAVCLDKKTGKILHDVKVFTASQTNLWQKYNSYASPTPVIEEGRVYVTFGEAGTACLDTKTAKVLWERRDLKCDHFRGAGSSPILHKNLLILNNDGVDLHYVVALDKQTGKTVWKTDRSVDYQDLDALTKKPKLGGDLRKAYGTCQIASISGRDVVLSIGAMALYAYDPMSGKELWRVEHIGGHSTGGRPLLGHDLVYHTAGFGKAELFATKPPPLKSWGGSVLDATRTPDPDPDKPQLAWRVSKYVPSSHSPLLVGDLIFMVDNKGLASCVEAKTGKPVWDAKPFDAAPAVYSSPMYAEGRIYAADKATKGRVAVFKAGREFERLALNELDSEINASPVALGKSLYIRTAKFLYCFEN
- a CDS encoding zinc ribbon domain-containing protein, with the protein product MTTYTYETIPKKKGQKPRRFEVQQNMSDPPLTKDPETGLAVKRVITGGSGNCFRGLSILSMNRPKRRG
- a CDS encoding NUDIX domain-containing protein, producing the protein MPDVQRLHDRAAQRARERVLSARQVLFLEARGAAGQTGQAQRRRRTTAVNAPEHFRHCPKCGAALDLVRELPLRCSACGFTFYFNPAVATAAIVQREDGRLLLVRRAREPRKGALSLPGGFVDFGESAESGLRREVLEEVGLRVTSVEFFCSLPNEYTYRDVTYQVLDLFFLVKVDTTGAKAAPDEVESIVWVAPEEVVLSEIAFPSVAEALRRYGGGR
- a CDS encoding NADH:flavin oxidoreductase; its protein translation is MPGPFKLVRIPSLKSVEEFRRHVASLGIELPCEDSIATQSTSPLVAPVAGVTVSGKAIGNRWAIQPMEGWDATTSGGVTDEVRRRWQRFGESGAKLICGGEAMAVRPDGRANPNQLILNAANLAGITELVTLLKRSHRGRHGTTDDLVIGFQLTHSGRFCKPNDKFRNEPRVAYRHPILDRKFGVTSDAQVLTDDEVRALIGDYVAAARLAAAAGADFVDLKHCHGYLLHEFLGAHTRPGPFGGSFENRTRILREIAQGIRAERLPVDLGVRVSCFDVVPHRPDPAASSPGRLGPGIPEDFSHCLPYRYGFGVNESDPTQPDLTEAFRFLDLCTEVGVKILNVSAGSPYYAPHIQRPAAYPPSDGYQPAHDPLIDVARQIHAVRQLKAHRREGPVLVGTAYSYLQEFLPHVAQFAVRHGWTDLVGLGRITLSYPTLPVDVAQTGVLQTRNICRTFSDCTTAPRNGLVSGCYPLDKFYSSKPEAQQVKQAKRSAGAGPLP